Proteins encoded together in one Impatiens glandulifera chromosome 1, dImpGla2.1, whole genome shotgun sequence window:
- the LOC124911740 gene encoding RNA demethylase ALKBH10B-like — MSLAAGPKSKKTTGTIVTPVTAWLASVASISDPVAKDAIFAWYRTEFAAANAIIDVLCGHLMKLDNIRGGERPTYQSVLDAIHCRRFNWIPMLHMQKYFSIADIKVEVQRAMEMKMNSLMDREFYDQMQIQEMNDGLVRGRICGVVTEEDNLEINEVTDGDDSLESSIETGFDQSKSVCTDHDGCEERGSNVKIAKRFKYKELVNGRRVNIVRGLKLYENIFSEVELSALNEFVSKLHIAGQNGELSGETFILYNQHIKGEKRELIQLGVPIFEQAIYKDQEGYKKIEPIPPILQSVIDHLVQWNLIPDERKPNSCIINFYDEGEYSSPFLKPPHVEQPISILNLSESTMTFGRTLVHDDDDFDGNFYKGPLMVSLNEGSLLLMRGNSCEMTRHVTCPSPNKRVTLSFFRVRPNTRKNLINSYAVDVMMGRCFPMVLNSNIIPTQNGTGVYLPWSSPRSPKQLKTGKKAATRPTKSK, encoded by the exons ATGTCGCTGGCGGCAGGACCTAAGTCGAAGAAGACGACCGGAACAATCGTGACACCGGTAACTGCTTGGTTGGCTTCAGTAGCTTCAATATCAGATCCTGTAGCTAAGGATGCAATATTTGCGTGGTATCGAACCGAGTTCGCAGCAGCAAACGCAATCATCGATGTGCTATGCGGACACTTAATGAAGCTGGACAACATTCGTGGAGGAGAAAGACCTACGTATCAATCAGTTCTTGATGCTATTCATTGTCGCAGGTTCAATTGGATCCCGATGCTTCATATGCAGAAGTATTTCTCGATTGCTGATATCAAGGTTGAAGTTCAACGAGCTATGGAAATGAAGATGAATAGCTTAATGGATCGTGAATTCTATGATCAGATGCAAATCCAGGAAATGAATGATGGATTAGTTCGTGGGAGGATCTGTGGTGTTGTTACAGAAGAAGATAATCTGGAAATCAATGAGGTTACTGATGGAGATGATTCGCTGGAGAGTTCGATTGAGACTG GATTCGATCAAAGCAAGAGTGTGTGTACTGATCATGATGGCTGTGAGGAACGCGGTTCGAATGTGAAAATCGCTAAACGATTCAAATACAAGGAGCTAGTGAATGGGCGCAGG GTAAACATTGTGAGAGGTCTTAAGCTGTATGAAAACATTTTTAGCGAGGTAGAACTCTCGGCTTTAAATGAATTTGTGTCTAAGCTGCATATTGCTGGCCAAAACGGGGAACTCTCGG GTGAGACATTTATTTTGTACAATCAACATATCAAGGGGGAGAAGAGGGAACTAATTCAACTAGGGGTTCCAATTTTTGAACAAGCTATTTATAAAGATCAAGAGG GTTATAAGAAAATTGAGCCAATTCCTCCAATTCTTCAAAGTGTTATTGATCATTTAGTTCAATGGAATCTGATTCCAGATGAAAGAAAACCAAATAGCTGCATCATAAACTTCTATGATGAGGGGGAATATTCTTCTCCATTTCTTAAACCTCCACATGTTGAACAGCCGATATCCATACTGAATCTCTCTGAATCAACAATGACTTTTGGAAGGACTCTTGtccatgatgatgatgacttTGATGGAAACTTCTACAAGGGTCCACTCATGGTGTCTCTAAATGAAGG ATCTCTTTTACTGATGAGGGGAAATAGCTGTGAAATGACTCGACATGTTACATGTCCATCTCCAAACAAGAGGGTAACTTTGTCGTTCTTTCGAGTCCGACCCAATACCCGTAAAAATCTAATCAACTCGTATGCAGTGGATGTTATGATGGGTCGTTGTTTCCCAATGGTTTTAAACTCGAACATCATTCCAACTCAAAATGGCACCGGTGTCTACTTGCCATGGTCTTCTCCAAGATCCCCAAAACagctaaaaaccggaaagaaagcAGCAACCCGACCAACCAAATCCAAATAA
- the LOC124915984 gene encoding cytochrome P450 CYP82D47-like, which yields MVISMDFSSLDLVSPSMAGALFIIVMSLYYYFLNGNVFQILGAGAHRKLNKPPEPSGAWPVLGHLKLFRGPKFFHITLSEMADKYGPIFSIRLGLRQAIVVSNWELAKELSTTHDLAVASRPQMLASKHLGYNYAMFALSPYGSYWRDIRKFVSLELLSMPRLNLLSHIRVSETKSSIQQLYKLWVDKVDDNDLTSLTGVTVEMKQWISDLTTNVMFRMIYGKRYSGADVDMEEARKYQRIFKKFLHLFGLNVVGDMIPCLRWLDIGGHEKVMKETSKEYDQLMVKMLEEHNDQHGRGKTDRDFMDVMISMFKETNINGYDADTINKATCSVLNIAGVEPTSTMLIWTLCLLMNHRHVLMKVEEELDIHVGKERNVEESDIPKLVYLQAVIKESLRLYPPAPLAAPREVTRDCVVGGYHVAAGTRLFLHLWKLQRDPKIWSDPLEFRPERFLTTHSNIDFRGQNFELIPFGAGRRVCPGINLGMQMGHLILASLVQSFKFLNPINELVDMTEVEGLSISKATPLELIIIPKLSSNLYA from the exons ATGGTGATTTCCATGGATTTCTCCTCTCTTGATCTTGTGAGCCCTTCAATGGCAGGAGCATTATTTATTATAGTAATGtccctttattattatttcttaaatggGAACGTGTTCCAAATTCTTGGTGCTGGAGCTCATCGTAAACTTAATAAACCACCGGAACCAAGCGGAGCTTGGCCTGTTCTGGGTCACCTCAAGCTTTTCCGAGGTCCCAAATTTTTCCACATAACATTGTCTGAGATGGCCGACAAATATGGCCCGATTTTCAGCATCCGTCTTGGACTTCGTCAGGCTATTGTGGTTAGCAATTGGGAGTTGGCCAAAGAACTGTCCACTACTCACGACCTAGCCGTGGCATCGCGTCCTCAAATGCTAGCATCAAAGCACTTGGGGTACAACTATGCCATGTTTGCCTTGTCCCCGTACGGGTCATATTGGAGGGATATTCGAAAATTCGTGTCGTTGGAGTTGTTGTCTATGCCACGACTCAATTTGCTCAGCCATATAAGGGTGTCCGAGACAAAATCGTCAATCCAACAACTTTATAAGTTATGGGTGGATAAAGTAGATGACAACGACTTGACTTCTTTGACTGGTGTCACGGTGGAGATGAAGCAGTGGATATCAGACTTGACAACAAACGTGATGTTTAGGATGATCTACGGGAAAAGATATTCTGGGGCTGATGTTGACATGGAGGAAGCTCGAAAGTATCAAAGAATTTTCAAGAAGTTCTTACATCTATTTGGTTTAAATGTGGTGGGAGACATGATACCATGTCTTAGATGGTTAGATATAGGTGGTCACGAGAAGGTCATGAAAGAAACATCAAAAGAATACGACCAACTCATGGTGAAGATGCTAGAAGAGCACAATGATCAGCACGGTAGGGGTAAGACGGATCgagattttatggatgtgatGATCTCAATGTTTAAGGAGACCAATATAAATGGTTATGATGCTGATACCATTAACAAAGCAACATGCTCG GTTTTGAATATTGCGGGAGTAGAGCCCACCTCCACGATGCTTATATGGACTCTTTGCTTACTCATGAACCACCGCCATGTGTTGATGAAGGTTGAAGAAGAGTTGGACATTCATGTGGGCAAAGAAAGGAACGTGGAGGAGTCTGATATTCCCAAATTGGTATACCTCCAAGCTGTTATCAAAGAATCGCTAAGGCTATATCCACCGGCTCCACTAGCAGCCCCAAGAGAGGTCACACGAGATTGTGTGGTCGGTGGCTATCATGTGGCGGCAGGGACAAGGCTCTTTTTACACCTTTGGAAACTCCAACGCGATCCTAAGATATGGTCAGATCCATTAGAGTTTCGGCCAGAGAGATTTCTGACTACTCATAGCAATATAGATTTTCGTGGCCAGAATTTTGAGCTGATTCCTTTTGGTGCCGGTAGGAGAGTGTGCCCTGGAATAAACCTTGGCATGCAAATGGGACACTTGATCTTAGCTAGCTTGGTGCAGTCTTTTAAGTTCTTAAATCCCATCAATGAACTTGTAGATATGACTGAGGTTGAAGGATTGTCAATATCTAAAGCTACCCCTCTTGAACTAATCATCATTCCTAAACTTTCTAGTAATCTTTATGCATGA
- the LOC124915973 gene encoding probable galacturonosyltransferase-like 4 — protein sequence MANRRRSSSLHLLGLLSLYLFHHLHVIAGSGAVTGGGIGIGATPIRVGIKPDHQEVPLFREAQAFRNGESCPVPSTQSQVHVAMTLDANYLRGTMAAVFSVLKHSTCPENVVFHFLWSRFNPEISSSIKTTFPYLSFKLYQFQSNRVRGKISKSIRQALDQPLNYARIYLADILPDHVNRVIYLDSDLVVVDDINKLWDVNLEDRVLAAPEYCHANFTKYFTDAFWSDKSLVSTFSGRRPCYFNTGVMVVDVNKWRRGMYTQKVESWMAVQKKKRIYQLGSLPPFLLVLAGNIKAIDHRWNQHGLGGDNLEGRCRKLHPGPISLLHWSGKGKPWLRLDTRKPCAVDHLWAPYDLYRSSKHSLED from the coding sequence ATGGCCAACAGGAGAAGATCATCTTCCCTACATCTCCTCGGCCTCCTGTCTCTCTATCTCTTCCATCACCTCCATGTCATCGCCGGCTCCGGCGCCGTCACCGGCGGTGGAATCGGAATAGGTGCAACCCCTATTCGGGTGGGTATCAAACCCGACCATCAAGAAGTTCCCCTCTTCAGAGAAGCTCAAGCTTTTAGAAATGGAGAATCTTGTCCGGTACCCAGTACTCAATCCCAAGTCCACGTGGCAATGACCCTTGATGCAAATTACCTCCGAGGAACAATGGCCGCGGTCTTCTCCGTCCTCAAACATTCAACCTGCCCAGAAAATGTTGTCTTCCATTTTCTCTGGTCACGTTTTAATCCAGAGATTTCATCTAGCATCAAGACAACATTTCCTTACCTTTCCTTCAAACTATATCAGTTTCAATCTAACCGTGTTCGTGGCAAGATATCGAAATCAATTCGTCAAGCTTTAGATCAACCATTAAACTACGCCAGGATTTACCTCGCCGACATACTTCCCGACCATGTTAATCGCGTGATTTACCTCGATTCAGATCTTGTCGTTGTCGACGATATTAACAAGTTATGGGATGTCAATTTAGAAGACAGGGTTCTAGCTGCGCCAGAGTATTGCCATGCAAATTTCACCAAATACTTCACCGATGCTTTTTGGTCGGACAAATCGCTGGTGTCGACGTTTTCAGGTAGGAGACCGTGTTATTTCAACACCGGCGTGATGGTGGTTGATGTAAACAAATGGCGGCGAGGAATGTATACACAGAAAGTGGAAAGTTGGATGGCGGttcagaagaagaagaggatttATCAATTGGGTTCATTACCACCATTTTTGTTGGTTTTGGCTGGGAATATTAAAGCGATTGATCATCGATGGAATCAACATGGATTGGGTGGAGATAATTTGGAAGGAAGATGTCGGAAACTTCATCCAGGTCCGATTAGTCTTCTTCATTGGAGTGGAAAAGGAAAACCTTGGCTTCGTTTGGATACTCGAAAGCCTTGTGCCGTTGATCATCTTTGGGCTCCTTATGATCTTTATCGTTCATCCAAACATTCCCTTGAGGATTGA